One window of the Runella slithyformis DSM 19594 genome contains the following:
- a CDS encoding carbohydrate-binding protein: MKNTVTTLLCLFLAVAAFSQKAIPGKIEAESYDAMSGIATENTQDSGGGLNVGWIDDNDWLDYKVSIPSNGMYAFNLRVAKGFGNGTVEVRKADGTVLGSVVLPLTGGWQSWGNAKLIIPLTAGTQTLRIYAKYGSWNFNWFEVAKYNTFPGKTEAENYDAMSGIATENTQDIGGGLNVGWIDDNDWLDYDVNVATTGTYSLRFRTAKGYGDGTIEIKTANGTVIGTAVLPITGGWQSWSTSTALVQLNAGPQRLRIYAKYGAWNFNWLEAVEGRPIGKIEAESYDVMSGIQLENANDIGGGQNVSWIDDNDWIDYNVKIPTSGSYKFKFRVTNPYGTAQIQLRNAAGNVLATITPPQTWDWQDWKTVETIVSLPAGSQKLRIYAVKGNWNFNWFDVSKPDTSSTPLPQSVINFAELPQKMVGDAPFNLNATGNNTQTPITFTSSNPSIVSVSNATGLWKATIHAIGSAVITASQEGNTNYLAAAPVSRTQAVTAYYAGTKIPIQANRWYQLNNVSKGLEGLFDGITDVAVHTGYSKVLENYDAYYPLLPGEQMKIDRIKFFDGEGSFADKPMTLSVITNDWQRIPLASFTGQRYNSWVGPYADRPNTFDLDLTITNARYLVINAWWGYPNEMELYGTYTPPTAPSNGPYRQKSIPLKDMLGVNAFEWDFQEAWDNSISETKLRAMKTFGGIRHYADWDKLEPNEGKYTFNPTHSGSWDYDGLYARLKAEGMNVVGCLKTIPPWLEATYPEGERDSENVPVRYGKNFSVPASYIEQAKLAFQYAARYGNNPNVNPALLSVDPSQRWNGDGINVVKIGLNLIKYMECDNERDKWWKGRKAYQTGREYAANLSAFYDGHKNTMGPGVGVKNADPSMKVVMAGLASPFIGIDYIRGMIDWCKEFRGYKPDGSVNLCWDVINYHFYPDNSSSTQDGTGTRGVAPEVSKAAEVAQNFIRIAQQYAQDMPVWMSETGYDVNQGSPLKAIAIGNRSILQTQADWTLRNALLYARKGVERVYFYQTYDYDINNPSQFGSSGLLNGDRTRKPAADFLYQTNRRFGKYIYKETLQNDPIIDRYELNGKSAYVLVIPDEKGRTGTATLNLGGATSAKIYKPTIGSDSMQVEAVNTVQGLLTLTVTETPVFVVASDQVTTATADSSSVAVARVGVQTNAMFAPNPLETEHAKLHDIITVYPNPSTDYVMISFESNNPEPLEVKIFNANLGILHREASFSKTTAAFSEKIDVSKLLPGAYIIEVSQGNERAFRKIVKAP; the protein is encoded by the coding sequence ATGAAAAATACGGTTACAACACTGTTATGCCTTTTTTTAGCAGTAGCTGCTTTTTCACAAAAGGCCATTCCGGGTAAAATTGAGGCCGAAAGCTATGATGCCATGAGTGGCATTGCCACCGAAAACACCCAAGATAGTGGGGGTGGGCTCAACGTAGGCTGGATCGACGACAATGATTGGCTTGATTATAAGGTCAGTATTCCCTCCAACGGGATGTATGCCTTTAATTTAAGGGTAGCCAAGGGATTTGGCAACGGTACCGTTGAAGTACGAAAAGCCGACGGCACAGTGCTCGGCTCGGTGGTCCTGCCTTTGACGGGTGGCTGGCAAAGCTGGGGTAATGCCAAATTGATCATTCCGCTAACGGCCGGCACACAAACCCTGCGTATATATGCTAAGTACGGCTCATGGAACTTTAACTGGTTTGAGGTAGCAAAATACAACACTTTTCCGGGAAAAACAGAGGCTGAAAACTATGATGCCATGAGTGGCATTGCCACCGAAAATACCCAAGATATTGGGGGTGGGCTCAACGTAGGCTGGATCGACGACAATGATTGGCTTGACTACGATGTAAACGTAGCCACTACAGGCACTTACTCGCTTCGTTTCAGAACCGCCAAAGGCTATGGCGACGGCACCATCGAAATAAAAACGGCAAACGGAACCGTGATCGGCACTGCGGTCTTACCTATTACGGGCGGCTGGCAAAGCTGGAGCACGAGCACAGCCCTTGTTCAACTGAACGCCGGCCCGCAGCGGCTCAGAATCTATGCCAAGTATGGCGCCTGGAACTTCAACTGGCTTGAAGCCGTTGAAGGGCGTCCGATCGGTAAAATTGAAGCTGAAAGCTACGATGTCATGAGCGGTATTCAATTAGAAAATGCCAATGATATCGGCGGAGGGCAGAATGTGAGTTGGATCGACGACAACGATTGGATTGATTACAATGTAAAAATACCGACGTCGGGTTCCTATAAGTTCAAATTCCGGGTCACCAATCCCTATGGAACTGCCCAAATTCAGCTTAGAAACGCAGCAGGAAATGTCTTGGCAACCATCACCCCTCCCCAAACCTGGGATTGGCAGGATTGGAAGACCGTAGAGACCATTGTATCTCTTCCGGCCGGGAGTCAGAAATTGCGGATCTATGCTGTCAAAGGCAACTGGAATTTCAACTGGTTTGACGTAAGCAAACCCGACACTTCTTCTACCCCTCTTCCCCAATCAGTGATCAATTTTGCGGAACTTCCCCAAAAAATGGTGGGCGATGCTCCGTTTAACTTAAACGCTACCGGCAATAACACTCAAACACCTATTACTTTTACCTCGTCCAACCCTTCAATCGTTTCTGTTTCCAACGCTACAGGTTTGTGGAAAGCGACGATACACGCTATAGGCTCAGCGGTGATTACCGCCTCACAGGAAGGTAATACAAACTATCTGGCGGCTGCACCCGTTTCCAGAACTCAGGCAGTCACGGCCTATTATGCAGGCACGAAAATACCCATTCAGGCCAATCGCTGGTACCAGCTTAACAATGTCTCGAAAGGATTGGAAGGGCTCTTTGACGGCATTACCGACGTTGCGGTTCATACCGGCTACAGTAAGGTTCTGGAAAACTACGATGCCTATTATCCGTTGTTGCCCGGCGAACAAATGAAGATCGACCGCATTAAATTTTTCGATGGCGAAGGCTCATTTGCCGATAAGCCTATGACGCTCTCCGTCATTACCAATGACTGGCAGCGGATTCCCCTGGCAAGCTTCACCGGACAGCGCTACAACAGCTGGGTAGGCCCTTACGCTGATCGGCCCAATACGTTCGATTTGGATCTGACCATCACCAACGCCCGCTATTTGGTCATCAATGCGTGGTGGGGGTATCCCAATGAAATGGAATTGTACGGTACCTATACGCCGCCAACAGCTCCTTCCAACGGCCCCTATCGTCAGAAATCCATTCCGTTAAAAGATATGCTCGGCGTCAATGCGTTCGAGTGGGATTTCCAGGAAGCATGGGATAACTCCATCAGCGAAACCAAACTCCGCGCCATGAAAACATTCGGCGGAATACGGCATTACGCCGACTGGGATAAATTAGAGCCTAATGAAGGGAAGTACACCTTCAATCCTACTCACAGCGGCAGCTGGGACTATGACGGCCTGTATGCTCGCCTCAAAGCGGAAGGAATGAACGTAGTAGGCTGCCTGAAAACCATTCCACCGTGGCTGGAAGCTACTTATCCTGAAGGCGAAAGGGACTCGGAAAATGTGCCGGTCCGCTACGGAAAAAACTTCTCTGTCCCTGCTTCGTACATTGAACAAGCCAAATTGGCGTTTCAATACGCCGCCCGTTATGGCAATAATCCCAACGTAAACCCTGCCCTGTTGAGCGTAGACCCAAGTCAGCGGTGGAACGGCGACGGTATCAATGTGGTAAAGATCGGACTGAATCTGATCAAATACATGGAATGCGACAACGAGCGCGACAAATGGTGGAAAGGCCGTAAAGCCTATCAAACGGGCCGCGAATACGCCGCCAATCTATCCGCTTTTTACGACGGACATAAAAATACAATGGGTCCCGGGGTGGGCGTAAAAAATGCGGACCCTTCCATGAAGGTTGTGATGGCCGGGCTTGCCTCGCCTTTCATTGGCATCGACTACATCAGAGGCATGATCGACTGGTGCAAAGAATTCAGAGGATATAAACCCGACGGAAGCGTTAATTTGTGCTGGGACGTCATCAACTACCATTTTTACCCCGACAATTCTTCGTCTACTCAAGACGGTACCGGCACGCGCGGAGTGGCACCCGAAGTGTCAAAAGCCGCGGAAGTGGCCCAAAACTTCATTCGGATTGCGCAACAGTACGCCCAGGATATGCCCGTATGGATGAGCGAAACCGGCTACGATGTCAATCAGGGCAGTCCGCTGAAAGCCATTGCCATCGGCAATCGCTCGATTCTGCAGACGCAAGCCGACTGGACACTGAGAAATGCGCTTTTGTACGCCCGTAAAGGTGTTGAGCGGGTATATTTTTACCAAACCTACGATTACGACATCAACAATCCATCTCAATTCGGCTCTTCGGGTTTGCTCAACGGCGACCGAACCCGCAAGCCGGCTGCCGACTTTTTGTACCAAACCAATCGTCGATTCGGGAAATACATTTATAAAGAAACCCTTCAAAACGACCCCATCATCGACCGCTATGAGCTCAATGGCAAATCTGCCTATGTCTTGGTCATTCCCGATGAAAAAGGCCGTACCGGCACCGCAACGCTGAATTTGGGAGGTGCCACTTCCGCCAAAATTTACAAACCGACCATCGGAAGCGATTCCATGCAGGTAGAAGCGGTGAATACAGTGCAGGGGCTATTGACTCTCACCGTGACCGAAACCCCCGTATTTGTTGTTGCCTCTGATCAGGTAACAACCGCTACTGCCGACTCTTCTTCTGTCGCAGTGGCGCGGGTAGGTGTCCAAACCAACGCAATGTTTGCACCCAATCCGTTGGAGACCGAGCACGCGAAATTACACGATATCATAACCGTCTACCCTAATCCATCGACAGACTACGTAATGATCTCTTTTGAAAGCAACAATCCCGAGCCATTAGAGGTAAAAATATTCAACGCTAATTTGGGCATTCTTCATCGCGAAGCGTCATTCTCCAAAACGACCGCTGCGTTTTCCGAAAAGATCGATGTGTCAAAGTTGTTACCGGGCGCATACATCATAGAGGTCAGCCAAGGCAATGAGCGCGCTTTCCGTAAAATCGTTAAAGCACCCTGA
- a CDS encoding efflux RND transporter periplasmic adaptor subunit: MKIKHCIAFLPLALLGACSQKPTEAPKTKDTDSAFRTDIVQLRNYEQELQFTGQVSFNQKQVDRIYPIVSGNVLEVNAELGAYVQRGQVLAKLQSADVSQYLKEYTTAKSNYDIAKRNADNVEQLYKTKFSSENDLITARKQLEIAAAEMERSKQVLKMYGGPSYGGPSNDGITPENRPLFLVKAPVSGYVVERNVNPNMEIRSDNANSLFTISNLSDVWVLINIYESDIQSVKIGQPVAITTLAYPDKTFHGRIENISQVVDNDSKVVQARVVLSNQNGLLKPDMFCAVKMHLEKPEKLLSVSPKSVIFSEDKYFVIRDNGRGNYQSVPVEVIKSTSRFSYIKAALKAGDRVVTEGALLLFNELAD, from the coding sequence ATGAAAATTAAACATTGCATCGCGTTTCTGCCGCTTGCTTTATTAGGGGCATGTTCTCAAAAACCTACCGAAGCGCCCAAAACCAAAGATACTGACTCGGCTTTTCGAACGGATATCGTTCAACTTCGAAATTATGAACAGGAATTGCAGTTTACAGGCCAAGTCTCGTTTAACCAAAAGCAGGTGGACCGAATCTATCCTATCGTTAGCGGTAATGTGTTGGAAGTCAATGCTGAATTGGGGGCATATGTGCAGCGGGGCCAGGTATTGGCCAAACTGCAGAGTGCAGACGTAAGCCAATATCTGAAAGAGTATACTACAGCCAAGTCGAATTATGATATAGCCAAACGCAATGCTGACAACGTTGAACAGCTGTATAAAACAAAATTTTCGAGTGAAAACGATTTGATCACTGCACGCAAACAGCTTGAAATAGCTGCTGCCGAAATGGAACGCTCAAAACAGGTTCTGAAAATGTATGGCGGTCCATCGTATGGCGGTCCATCGAATGACGGTATAACACCGGAAAACAGGCCTTTATTTTTGGTTAAAGCACCCGTGAGCGGTTATGTGGTGGAGCGAAACGTAAACCCTAACATGGAGATCCGATCCGATAATGCGAACAGCTTGTTCACTATTTCCAATTTGTCGGATGTTTGGGTATTGATAAATATATACGAGTCAGATATTCAGTCAGTTAAGATAGGGCAGCCGGTAGCTATCACCACCTTAGCCTATCCTGATAAAACCTTTCACGGTCGTATTGAAAACATCAGTCAGGTAGTTGATAACGACAGTAAAGTGGTACAGGCCCGGGTTGTTTTATCCAATCAAAACGGCCTGCTGAAACCCGATATGTTTTGTGCTGTCAAAATGCACTTGGAAAAACCTGAGAAACTGCTTTCTGTCAGCCCCAAATCGGTGATTTTCAGCGAAGATAAGTATTTTGTGATTCGCGATAATGGCCGTGGCAACTACCAATCAGTACCTGTGGAGGTCATCAAAAGTACTTCAAGATTCAGTTATATAAAAGCCGCTTTAAAAGCCGGTGACCGTGTTGTGACCGAAGGCGCGTTGTTGTTATTCAATGAGTTAGCGGATTAA
- a CDS encoding PepSY-like domain-containing protein produces the protein MKKHILIVALIALSFQSCKSEVSYDQLPQNVKKNFTANIPDAKDVKWEENADYYFAHFTENGEKGIALFYKADGNWVETEKALSLNDLTPLQKESLIKRGQIRQLKELKKNDSTDVIKVEVSK, from the coding sequence ATGAAAAAGCATATTTTGATTGTGGCACTCATCGCTTTGAGTTTCCAATCCTGCAAATCTGAAGTAAGTTATGATCAACTGCCTCAAAACGTTAAAAAGAATTTTACCGCCAACATCCCTGATGCCAAGGATGTGAAATGGGAAGAAAATGCCGATTATTACTTTGCCCATTTTACGGAGAACGGAGAAAAAGGCATAGCCCTGTTTTATAAAGCCGACGGCAATTGGGTCGAGACCGAAAAGGCGCTGTCTTTGAATGATCTGACACCTTTGCAAAAAGAATCATTGATCAAGCGGGGTCAAATCAGACAATTGAAAGAACTTAAAAAGAACGACAGCACGGATGTAATTAAAGTGGAGGTAAGCAAATAA
- a CDS encoding TolC family protein yields the protein MKLLKLLFAVGITVGCSQGSYAQTDTLRLTLPQAEAQFIQKNFVLLAQKYNVNSAEAAVQQAKLWYNPNLFAETNLFNGYTGKVLPYGKNTDPYNPASGVFNVQLQQIVSLSGTRSKLVRLAETNVQLQQAAFNDLMRTVRYQLAQTFGSLAAQQHKLTMLQLQKGQLESLLAAFRAQLKRGVIAPYEVTRLELEQNNLESDLAALKGQISQDESAMRILLSQSGVTYIEPVQEFATSESSVTLTALLDLAYANRPDLQVADKQVAYNRKNLVYQKALATPNLTLGADYQHVGGPFPNYVGIQALIDLPIRNKNQGNIQAAKLSIEQAGQGLNFNRLQVEQEVIAAYQQYQQTVELGAKITPDYLQSIQDIAKNATEDYTRRVIDLVSFIDKIRAYKDAQMNLIELRTQLFQAQQQIDFVTNTKVF from the coding sequence ATGAAATTACTCAAATTGCTTTTCGCCGTAGGCATAACGGTGGGATGCTCCCAAGGCAGCTATGCACAAACCGATACATTGCGCCTGACATTACCCCAAGCTGAGGCGCAATTTATCCAAAAGAACTTTGTCCTCTTAGCGCAAAAATACAACGTCAATAGTGCAGAAGCTGCCGTACAGCAGGCCAAATTATGGTATAATCCGAATTTGTTCGCAGAAACCAATCTATTCAACGGATACACCGGGAAGGTACTGCCTTATGGCAAAAATACAGACCCGTATAATCCTGCTTCAGGGGTCTTCAACGTACAATTGCAACAGATCGTAAGCCTGAGCGGAACACGCAGCAAATTAGTACGTTTGGCAGAAACTAATGTGCAATTGCAACAGGCGGCATTTAATGATCTGATGCGGACCGTTCGGTATCAGTTGGCTCAAACCTTTGGGAGCCTGGCTGCACAACAGCATAAACTGACTATGCTTCAATTGCAGAAAGGACAGTTGGAAAGCTTGTTGGCCGCATTTCGAGCGCAACTCAAGCGTGGCGTTATTGCTCCTTATGAAGTAACAAGGCTGGAATTGGAGCAAAATAATCTTGAAAGCGATCTGGCAGCTCTAAAAGGGCAGATCAGCCAAGATGAGTCAGCAATGCGAATTCTGTTATCTCAATCAGGTGTAACGTATATAGAGCCCGTTCAGGAATTTGCAACTTCAGAAAGTTCAGTTACTTTAACGGCGCTGCTTGATCTGGCTTACGCAAATCGACCTGATTTGCAAGTGGCTGATAAACAGGTTGCTTACAACCGAAAAAACTTGGTATATCAGAAAGCGTTGGCAACTCCTAACCTAACTTTAGGGGCAGATTATCAACACGTTGGCGGACCTTTCCCCAATTATGTCGGCATACAGGCGTTGATAGATCTACCCATTCGAAATAAAAATCAGGGTAATATTCAAGCCGCAAAACTGAGCATAGAGCAAGCCGGCCAAGGCCTGAATTTCAATCGTTTGCAGGTAGAACAGGAAGTAATAGCGGCCTACCAACAGTATCAACAAACGGTAGAGCTGGGTGCGAAAATTACGCCCGATTATCTTCAAAGTATTCAGGATATTGCTAAAAATGCTACCGAAGACTATACCCGCAGAGTGATTGATCTGGTGAGCTTTATTGATAAGATACGAGCGTATAAAGATGCCCAAATGAACTTGATAGAGCTTCGTACTCAACTTTTTCAGGCACAGCAGCAGATTGATTTTGTGACAAATACGAAAGTGTTTTAA
- a CDS encoding efflux RND transporter permease subunit, with amino-acid sequence MNKFIKSIIGFSLKNKGIVFFVTFLVVIAGAVSFYNTPVEAYPDVTNTEVVIITQWSGRSAEEVERFISIPIETEMNSISRRTAIRSVNLFGLSFIKIVFEDGVDNFNARMEASQKLANVDFPEGVHAEIQPPAGPTGEIYRYTLSSPTKTVVELKTLQDWVIQKNLKAVAGVADVVSFGGKVKTFEVSINPNLLTKYNLTALDVYSALQHANVNVGGDILREGQQAFVVRGIGIVKNVPDIEQIIVKNLNGVPVKVANVGTVHESNLPQLGIVGRDNHDDALEGIVLMRKGENPGEVLPKLKEKIQYLNSTVLPKDVKIRVFYDRTELNNHTMHTVGENVALGITLVTVILLVFLADWRTTVTVALIIPLALLFAFILMRAKGMTANLLSIGAIDFGIIIDGAVVMVEGLFVMLAHWAEKEGMENFNKRAKLSKILKTAVEMGKSIFTSKLIIITALLPIFSFQKVEGKLFSPLAFTIGFALLGALLLALTFVPVLSSILLNKNVRERHNPIINALNRGYAPLLNHVMLHPKRAILTGVIALAMALGAFHFVGSEFLPQLNEGSIYVRASMPLSISLEDSYHFTRKFRQVFEQFPEVRGVISQTGRPNDGTDPTGFFNQEFFVDLYPADEWKRKITKDELVSEMQAKLAGFKGVDFGFSQPISDNVAEAVSGVKGSIAVKIQGDDLKVLDKKITDVFNVLKKVPGVVDLGVFRNLGQPELRITLIPDKMAQYGIDAVDANAVIEMAIGGKAVSQVYEGERRFDMRLRYEQPFRSSIEQIGNLQVPTLNGGKIPLKQIASIGNVSGPAFIYREDNARFIAAKFSVRGRDLGSTIDDAQQKVKAAVKLPAGYELKWNGEFENQQRAQSRLATVVPISLVLIFFILFISFGNVPDAVLVLLNVPFALIGGIAALLCTGVNFSIAAGVGFIALFGIATQNGVILINNYHKNLKAGMPLIESIKEGSKAMLRPIVMTALMASLGLLPAAVSTGIGSETQKPLAIVVIGGLITATVLSLLILPTVYEWIYSSKEKRKQLMENP; translated from the coding sequence ATGAACAAATTCATCAAATCCATCATAGGCTTTTCGCTCAAAAACAAAGGCATTGTTTTTTTTGTGACCTTTCTTGTGGTCATTGCGGGAGCGGTAAGTTTTTACAATACCCCCGTCGAGGCATATCCTGATGTGACCAATACGGAGGTCGTGATCATTACACAGTGGTCGGGACGAAGTGCCGAAGAGGTAGAACGTTTTATCTCGATTCCCATTGAGACTGAAATGAATTCGATCAGCCGGCGCACGGCTATTCGGAGCGTTAATCTTTTCGGTCTTTCGTTCATCAAAATTGTTTTTGAAGACGGCGTTGATAATTTTAATGCCCGCATGGAAGCCAGTCAAAAATTGGCTAACGTAGATTTTCCTGAAGGAGTACATGCCGAGATTCAGCCGCCGGCCGGGCCAACGGGTGAGATCTATCGGTATACTTTATCGTCTCCAACCAAAACCGTTGTTGAACTGAAAACACTGCAGGATTGGGTGATCCAGAAAAACCTTAAAGCAGTGGCCGGGGTGGCCGATGTGGTCAGTTTTGGTGGAAAAGTCAAAACCTTTGAAGTGAGTATCAATCCCAATTTATTAACGAAATACAACCTCACCGCGCTGGATGTATATAGCGCTCTGCAACATGCCAATGTCAACGTGGGCGGTGATATTTTGCGGGAAGGCCAACAGGCTTTTGTCGTTCGGGGTATCGGGATTGTAAAAAATGTGCCTGACATTGAGCAGATCATTGTAAAAAATCTCAATGGTGTGCCGGTCAAGGTGGCTAATGTAGGAACCGTCCATGAATCAAATTTGCCCCAACTGGGCATCGTTGGGCGCGACAATCACGACGATGCCCTGGAGGGAATTGTATTGATGCGCAAAGGCGAGAATCCGGGAGAGGTGTTGCCTAAATTGAAAGAAAAGATTCAGTATTTAAATTCGACGGTCTTGCCCAAAGATGTAAAGATCAGGGTATTCTATGACCGTACTGAACTCAACAATCACACCATGCACACCGTAGGGGAGAACGTGGCTTTGGGAATCACGCTCGTGACGGTGATTTTACTGGTCTTTTTGGCCGATTGGCGCACAACCGTAACCGTGGCTTTGATCATTCCATTGGCGTTGTTGTTTGCCTTTATTTTGATGCGGGCCAAAGGCATGACGGCAAATCTGCTTTCCATCGGTGCGATCGACTTCGGAATCATTATAGACGGTGCAGTAGTGATGGTGGAAGGACTGTTTGTGATGTTGGCGCATTGGGCAGAAAAGGAAGGAATGGAGAATTTCAATAAACGAGCCAAGCTCAGCAAAATTCTAAAAACGGCGGTTGAAATGGGAAAATCCATTTTCACCTCTAAACTTATTATTATTACAGCGTTGCTGCCAATATTTTCTTTTCAGAAAGTAGAAGGGAAACTCTTCAGTCCTCTGGCTTTTACGATTGGGTTTGCACTGTTAGGGGCCTTGTTATTGGCCCTGACATTTGTGCCGGTGCTAAGCAGTATTTTGTTGAATAAAAATGTCAGAGAACGCCATAATCCAATCATAAATGCGCTGAATAGAGGGTATGCCCCGCTCTTAAATCACGTAATGCTCCACCCAAAACGGGCGATTTTGACAGGGGTGATTGCCTTGGCAATGGCATTGGGGGCTTTTCACTTTGTAGGGTCGGAGTTTTTGCCTCAGCTCAACGAAGGCTCCATTTACGTAAGGGCCAGTATGCCGTTGAGTATCAGCCTCGAAGACAGCTACCATTTCACCCGCAAGTTCCGTCAGGTGTTTGAGCAGTTTCCGGAAGTGCGCGGCGTTATTTCACAGACCGGCCGCCCCAACGACGGGACCGACCCCACGGGCTTTTTCAATCAGGAGTTTTTTGTGGATCTGTATCCCGCCGACGAATGGAAACGAAAGATCACCAAAGATGAATTAGTATCCGAAATGCAGGCAAAACTCGCAGGGTTTAAAGGCGTAGACTTTGGGTTTTCGCAACCTATTTCCGACAACGTGGCCGAGGCGGTTTCGGGCGTAAAAGGTTCCATTGCCGTTAAGATACAGGGAGATGATTTGAAGGTATTGGATAAAAAGATCACGGACGTATTCAATGTGCTTAAAAAAGTGCCCGGTGTTGTTGATCTGGGCGTTTTTCGAAATTTGGGACAACCCGAACTCAGGATTACCCTTATTCCCGACAAAATGGCGCAATACGGTATAGACGCTGTCGATGCCAATGCGGTAATAGAAATGGCAATCGGCGGAAAAGCCGTGAGCCAGGTCTATGAAGGTGAACGCAGGTTTGATATGCGTCTGCGTTATGAACAGCCTTTCCGTTCATCCATTGAACAAATCGGGAATTTGCAGGTACCCACCTTAAACGGTGGAAAAATTCCGCTCAAACAAATTGCGTCAATCGGCAATGTATCAGGTCCTGCCTTTATTTACCGCGAAGACAATGCCCGTTTTATTGCGGCTAAGTTTTCAGTAAGGGGCCGTGATTTGGGCAGTACCATTGATGATGCCCAACAAAAAGTAAAAGCGGCAGTTAAATTGCCTGCCGGTTATGAACTGAAATGGAACGGAGAATTTGAGAACCAACAACGTGCGCAAAGTCGTTTGGCAACGGTGGTACCCATCAGTTTGGTGTTGATTTTCTTCATCCTGTTTATATCGTTCGGCAATGTCCCGGATGCTGTTTTGGTTCTTCTTAATGTGCCTTTTGCGCTGATTGGCGGGATTGCCGCCCTTTTATGTACAGGTGTCAATTTCAGTATTGCGGCAGGGGTAGGATTTATTGCGCTCTTTGGCATTGCCACTCAAAACGGCGTTATTCTGATCAATAATTATCACAAAAATCTGAAAGCGGGAATGCCGCTCATTGAATCCATCAAAGAAGGCTCTAAAGCCATGCTCCGCCCCATCGTCATGACCGCCCTGATGGCTTCGCTGGGATTACTGCCCGCCGCTGTTTCGACGGGCATCGGTTCTGAAACCCAGAAACCACTGGCAATCGTCGTCATTGGCGGACTCATCACGGCCACGGTGTTATCGCTGTTGATCCTGCCAACGGTTTATGAATGGATCTACAGCAGTAAAGAAAAACGTAAGCAATTGATGGAAAATCCCTAA
- a CDS encoding glycosyltransferase: MHIFGYILFLPIVIYLVFNVLYLFLVAVAGRLGKADDVAASTPPKKIRRIAVLIPAYKEDKVIIDSVEANLLLDYPNASYDLFVIADSFLPETLLTLATYPIRVITVEWEQSTVQKSVLFALQQLPPDTYDIVMVSDADNHMSPDFLKRINLAFDKGWEVVQGHRVAKNTNTGVAIFDAMNEEVNNHLFRGGQRALGLSASLIGSGMAFVPEAMLHGMSRLQTIGGYDKELEMNLLMDGFHIAYLKEAYIYDEKVQNLAVFERQRSRWIAAQIHFIKFYFKSGVGQLLKGNLHAFNGYLKGLIMPRTLLLAVLGLGFLIGLVFLSIPILATFGSLLGVLAFTLVISIPGYLWQKISAKDFLTLFQLIFRMVRSLLNIGQASKSFLPTPHGETETKV, encoded by the coding sequence ATGCACATCTTCGGGTATATTTTATTTTTACCGATAGTTATTTATCTGGTATTCAACGTTTTGTATTTGTTTTTGGTGGCGGTGGCGGGAAGGCTGGGAAAGGCCGATGACGTGGCGGCTTCGACTCCGCCTAAAAAAATACGCCGAATTGCGGTACTCATTCCCGCGTACAAAGAAGATAAAGTCATTATTGATTCGGTAGAAGCCAATCTTTTGCTTGATTATCCCAACGCTTCGTACGATCTATTTGTCATTGCCGATTCTTTCCTGCCCGAAACTCTGCTGACCCTCGCAACCTATCCCATCAGGGTGATAACGGTGGAGTGGGAACAATCAACGGTGCAGAAATCCGTGCTGTTTGCGCTGCAGCAGCTCCCGCCCGATACCTACGATATCGTGATGGTATCGGATGCCGACAATCACATGAGTCCCGATTTTCTGAAGCGCATCAATTTGGCTTTTGACAAAGGATGGGAAGTGGTGCAGGGGCACCGCGTGGCCAAAAATACCAATACCGGCGTGGCTATTTTTGACGCCATGAACGAAGAAGTAAATAATCACCTCTTTCGCGGCGGACAGCGGGCCCTGGGCCTGTCAGCATCGCTGATCGGATCGGGAATGGCATTTGTGCCTGAGGCTATGCTCCACGGCATGAGCCGTCTCCAAACCATCGGTGGCTATGACAAAGAATTGGAAATGAATTTGCTGATGGATGGGTTTCACATTGCGTACTTGAAAGAAGCTTATATCTACGACGAAAAGGTGCAGAATCTGGCCGTATTTGAGCGCCAACGCTCGCGCTGGATTGCGGCGCAGATTCATTTTATTAAGTTTTATTTTAAATCAGGCGTCGGTCAGTTATTGAAAGGAAACCTTCACGCCTTTAATGGCTACCTCAAAGGGTTGATCATGCCGCGTACGTTATTGTTGGCCGTTTTGGGACTGGGATTTTTGATCGGATTGGTATTCCTGAGTATTCCGATTCTGGCAACGTTCGGGAGCCTGTTGGGGGTGCTGGCGTTTACGCTGGTTATTTCCATTCCCGGATATCTTTGGCAAAAAATTTCGGCTAAAGATTTTCTGACGCTCTTCCAATTGATTTTCCGAATGGTTCGCTCGCTGCTCAACATCGGGCAGGCGTCAAAAAGCTTTCTGCCGACACCGCATGGGGAGACAGAAACGAAGGTTTGA